A window of the Mesorhizobium opportunistum WSM2075 genome harbors these coding sequences:
- a CDS encoding DUF2189 domain-containing protein → MANFHVMADARGMHVQPAVRHITTSDLWDALRLGAEDFWAKPSHYVFLCLIYPIVGLILTQWSSGSNAIQLVYPLMSGFALVGPFAAIGLYEISRRRELGMNTNWRHALDVRHSSALPSIAVIGIMLFALFLLWLFTAQSIYTSQFGDQPPASVGAFLRDVLTTSKGWMLILAGNAAGFVFAVVVLATTVIAFPLLLDRDVGAVSAIETSARAVMANPLQMALWGLMVAVLLVIGSIPLFAGLAVVMPILGHATWHLYRKVIEPERTQQIRRPM, encoded by the coding sequence ATGGCCAACTTTCATGTCATGGCGGACGCGCGTGGAATGCATGTGCAGCCCGCGGTGCGCCACATCACCACCTCGGATCTCTGGGACGCGTTGCGGCTCGGCGCTGAGGATTTCTGGGCAAAACCGTCCCACTATGTGTTCCTGTGCCTGATCTACCCGATCGTCGGCCTGATCCTCACCCAGTGGTCGTCGGGCTCCAATGCCATCCAGCTCGTCTATCCCTTGATGTCGGGCTTTGCATTGGTCGGCCCGTTCGCCGCCATCGGCCTTTACGAGATCAGCCGCCGGCGCGAACTCGGCATGAACACCAACTGGCGGCATGCCCTCGATGTCCGCCACTCCTCGGCACTGCCATCGATTGCGGTCATCGGCATCATGCTGTTCGCGCTGTTCCTGCTGTGGCTGTTCACGGCGCAGTCGATCTACACCAGCCAGTTCGGCGACCAGCCGCCGGCCTCCGTCGGCGCCTTCCTGCGCGACGTGCTGACGACCAGCAAGGGTTGGATGTTGATCCTCGCCGGCAATGCCGCGGGCTTCGTCTTCGCAGTGGTCGTGCTGGCCACCACGGTGATCGCCTTCCCGCTGTTGCTCGACCGCGATGTCGGCGCCGTTTCGGCAATCGAGACCTCGGCCCGCGCGGTCATGGCAAATCCGCTGCAAATGGCGCTGTGGGGCCTGATGGTCGCCGTGCTCCTCGTGATCGGCTCGATCCCGCTCTTTGCCGGCCTGGCCGTGGTCATGCCGATCCTTGGCCATGCCACCTGGCACCTCTACCGCAAGGTGATAGAGCCGGAGCGGACGCAGCAGATAAGGCGGCCGATGTAG
- a CDS encoding TetR/AcrR family transcriptional regulator, producing MSNLSTTSDDILACARSLIVAGGYNGFSYADIADVVGIRKASIHHHFPSKVDLVRTLVARYREEAEAGMANLELQVSDPLEQLRLYVGYWEACIADASAPFCVCALLAGQLPVLPGEVGLEVRAHFRSLSAWLASVLERGARHGQLHLMTTPRAEAEAFMATVHGAMLSARAYGDPKVFGAVTGPLLERIASLRS from the coding sequence ATGAGCAACCTGTCTACGACCTCCGACGACATCCTGGCTTGCGCGCGTTCCCTGATCGTCGCTGGCGGCTACAACGGTTTCAGTTATGCCGACATCGCCGATGTCGTCGGGATTCGCAAGGCGAGCATCCATCACCATTTCCCAAGCAAGGTCGACTTGGTCCGCACGCTGGTTGCGCGGTATCGGGAAGAAGCCGAAGCGGGGATGGCTAATCTCGAACTGCAGGTATCCGACCCGCTCGAACAGCTTCGACTCTACGTTGGGTACTGGGAAGCCTGTATCGCGGACGCCAGCGCTCCATTCTGCGTCTGCGCGCTGCTGGCAGGCCAACTCCCGGTCCTGCCCGGGGAAGTTGGCCTGGAGGTCCGCGCCCATTTCCGCTCCCTGTCGGCGTGGCTGGCATCGGTGCTGGAGCGCGGGGCGCGGCACGGCCAGCTGCACCTGATGACCACCCCTCGCGCAGAGGCCGAAGCATTCATGGCGACGGTTCACGGTGCGATGCTTTCGGCGCGGGCCTATGGCGATCCGAAGGTATTCGGCGCCGTGACGGGCCCGCTCCTGGAGCGTATCGCTTCCTTACGGTCCTAG
- a CDS encoding DUF308 domain-containing protein yields MTVHSGDLSRASEEQWLKLYYFARTVFSAAWVAAAFTAGQHSWAIAAVLLVAYPAWDALANFVDASRSGGLGRNRTQAINVLASLATALAVVLALTMSMNWVLGVFGVWAILSGLLQLGTAVRRWKRFGAQWAMILSGGQSALAGTFFIIQARMPMPPSITNVAGYAAVGAFYFLVSAAWLSVSQSRRKAA; encoded by the coding sequence ATGACGGTTCACAGTGGCGATCTTTCCCGGGCCAGCGAGGAACAATGGCTCAAACTCTACTACTTCGCCCGGACGGTATTTTCGGCTGCGTGGGTGGCGGCTGCCTTCACGGCGGGACAGCATTCCTGGGCGATCGCGGCGGTTTTACTCGTGGCTTATCCCGCATGGGATGCGCTGGCCAATTTTGTCGACGCATCGCGCAGTGGAGGATTGGGACGCAATCGCACGCAGGCCATCAACGTCCTGGCCAGCCTGGCGACAGCGCTCGCGGTGGTTCTCGCGCTGACGATGAGCATGAATTGGGTGCTCGGCGTGTTCGGCGTATGGGCGATCCTGTCCGGCCTGCTTCAGCTCGGCACCGCCGTCCGTCGTTGGAAGCGTTTTGGCGCGCAGTGGGCGATGATACTGAGCGGAGGGCAATCAGCGCTGGCGGGCACCTTTTTCATCATCCAGGCGCGGATGCCGATGCCGCCCTCCATCACCAACGTGGCCGGCTATGCCGCGGTAGGCGCCTTCTACTTCCTGGTTTCGGCGGCGTGGCTGAGCGTGAGCCAATCGCGGCGGAAGGCTGCATAA
- a CDS encoding CAP domain-containing protein, whose protein sequence is MTTAARSHSAVETRRSRRALLIGLAALAGLAACGTVSLPTGQGAGVSSSATGTLTSLRATAGLGPLVPDTQLEQAALQQAGYMASRERMSHTTGWGKDFASRMKDNGVRGAAAENIAEGRFDQQKLFDIWMHSQGHRRNILDPDFSRFGLAYVRDGRDPNLRYWALVLGR, encoded by the coding sequence ATGACCACTGCTGCTCGTTCCCATTCCGCCGTCGAAACGCGCCGAAGCAGGCGTGCCCTTCTGATCGGTCTCGCGGCCCTGGCCGGCCTTGCCGCCTGCGGCACCGTTTCGCTGCCGACCGGGCAAGGCGCCGGAGTCTCGTCCTCCGCGACCGGCACGCTGACAAGCCTGCGCGCCACCGCTGGGCTCGGGCCGCTCGTGCCCGACACCCAGCTCGAGCAGGCGGCGCTGCAGCAGGCAGGCTATATGGCGTCGCGTGAGCGCATGAGCCACACCACGGGCTGGGGCAAGGATTTTGCCTCGCGCATGAAGGACAACGGAGTACGGGGGGCCGCGGCCGAGAACATCGCCGAAGGCCGCTTCGACCAGCAAAAACTGTTCGACATCTGGATGCATTCGCAGGGCCACCGGCGCAACATACTCGATCCGGATTTCAGCCGCTTCGGGCTCGCCTATGTCCGCGACGGGCGTGACCCTAACCTGCGCTATTGGGCGCTGGTTCTGGGCAGGTAG
- a CDS encoding ArsR/SmtB family transcription factor: protein MIGGTSMVSYVRQRLAEIQADPALRRRPAKPLSFQKQAVVVAKFLAALAHEKRLLTCIHLMDGERTVTDLLARVGGTQHSLSQHLGMLVEMGIVESRAEGRWRYYSCKSEAAKDVIRVLDLLARNNALPAPPSGALERP, encoded by the coding sequence TTGATCGGCGGCACGAGCATGGTTTCATACGTCAGACAGCGACTTGCGGAAATCCAAGCCGACCCTGCTCTGCGGCGTCGGCCGGCCAAGCCCCTTAGCTTCCAGAAACAGGCGGTTGTGGTGGCGAAGTTTCTGGCCGCCTTGGCGCACGAGAAGCGCCTCTTGACCTGCATTCATCTGATGGACGGCGAGAGAACGGTGACGGACCTGCTCGCGCGCGTGGGCGGGACCCAGCACTCCCTCTCGCAGCACCTGGGCATGCTTGTTGAAATGGGGATAGTTGAAAGTCGGGCCGAAGGCCGGTGGCGGTACTATTCCTGCAAATCGGAAGCCGCCAAGGATGTCATCAGAGTGCTTGATCTTCTGGCCCGGAACAATGCGCTTCCTGCGCCCCCGTCTGGTGCGCTAGAGCGACCTTGA
- a CDS encoding DHA2 family efflux MFS transporter permease subunit, with translation MSTPEPFKEVPHRGLITVALMLATIMQALDTTIANVALPTMTGDLGASPDNINWVLTSYIVAAAIMTPVTGWLADRFGRKELFLGAVVGFTVFSMLCGIAWSLESIVFFRLMQGVFGAAIVPLSQTFLLDINPRERHGQAMAIWGAGIMLGPILGPTLGGWLTENFNWRWVFFINLPVGIIAFLGMAAYLPAVARRVRSFDFFGFAMLSLGVGALQLLLDRGGEVDWFSSVEIWIELALSITGFWVFIIHTVTAERPFIDPKIFLDRNFVTGLAFIFVMGVLILASMSLLPPMLSTIFGYPTVTIGIVLGPRGVGTMISMLVVGRLMNRIDARILVVIGFLLTAQSLYTMSSFTPQMDNWLILSSGVIQGLGMGMVFVPLSTVAFATLDVRFRTDATALFSLVRNLGSSIGVSVVTVLMVRNTQVNHTELSAFINPFNPNLWAVSPAAAGGDPMALSEVDRMVNLQAMMISYVNDFKILMMMTLLAIPFVVLLRKPKASPAAGGAPAAHMD, from the coding sequence ATGAGCACGCCCGAACCTTTCAAGGAAGTGCCGCATCGCGGCCTGATCACGGTCGCGCTGATGCTGGCGACGATCATGCAGGCGCTCGACACCACGATCGCCAACGTCGCGCTGCCGACCATGACCGGCGATCTCGGCGCCTCGCCCGACAACATCAACTGGGTGCTGACCTCCTACATCGTGGCCGCCGCCATCATGACGCCGGTGACCGGCTGGCTCGCCGACCGCTTCGGCCGCAAGGAACTGTTCCTGGGGGCGGTTGTCGGCTTCACCGTGTTTTCGATGCTGTGCGGTATCGCCTGGAGCCTGGAGAGCATAGTGTTCTTCCGTCTGATGCAGGGCGTGTTCGGCGCCGCCATCGTGCCGCTGTCGCAGACCTTCCTGCTCGACATCAATCCCAGGGAACGCCACGGCCAGGCAATGGCCATCTGGGGCGCCGGCATCATGCTGGGGCCGATCCTGGGCCCGACGCTGGGTGGCTGGCTGACCGAGAATTTCAACTGGCGCTGGGTGTTCTTTATCAATTTGCCGGTCGGTATCATCGCCTTCCTGGGCATGGCCGCCTATCTGCCGGCAGTTGCCCGGCGGGTGCGCAGCTTCGATTTCTTCGGCTTTGCCATGCTATCGCTGGGCGTCGGTGCGCTGCAGCTGCTGCTCGATCGCGGCGGCGAGGTCGACTGGTTTTCTTCGGTCGAAATCTGGATCGAGCTTGCTCTTTCGATCACCGGCTTCTGGGTGTTCATCATTCACACGGTGACGGCGGAACGTCCTTTCATCGATCCCAAGATCTTCCTCGACCGCAATTTCGTGACCGGGCTCGCCTTCATCTTCGTGATGGGCGTGCTGATTCTCGCCTCGATGTCGTTGCTGCCGCCAATGCTGTCGACCATCTTCGGCTATCCGACCGTCACCATCGGCATCGTCCTGGGGCCGCGCGGCGTCGGCACGATGATTTCGATGCTCGTCGTCGGGCGGCTCATGAACAGGATCGACGCCAGGATCCTGGTCGTCATCGGCTTTCTCTTGACCGCGCAGTCGCTCTACACCATGTCCTCCTTCACGCCCCAGATGGACAACTGGCTGATCCTCAGCTCCGGCGTCATCCAGGGCCTGGGCATGGGAATGGTGTTCGTGCCGCTGTCGACGGTGGCCTTCGCCACACTTGACGTGCGCTTCCGCACCGATGCCACCGCTTTGTTCAGCCTGGTGCGCAACCTCGGTTCGTCCATCGGCGTGTCGGTGGTGACGGTCTTGATGGTGCGCAACACGCAGGTCAATCACACCGAGCTTTCGGCGTTCATCAACCCGTTCAATCCCAATCTCTGGGCGGTCTCGCCGGCGGCTGCGGGCGGCGATCCGATGGCGCTGTCGGAGGTCGATCGCATGGTCAACCTCCAGGCCATGATGATCTCCTACGTCAACGACTTCAAGATACTGATGATGATGACGCTGCTGGCCATCCCGTTCGTCGTCCTGCTGCGCAAGCCGAAGGCCAGTCCGGCCGCCGGCGGCGCGCCTGCCGCTCACATGGACTAG
- a CDS encoding HlyD family secretion protein: protein MNAVAKIDENESTPKVEMEAPAKPAATPVAAAPVVPEPAPAPKKKRGIGRSLLMFALPAALAIGGGYVWVTGGRYQETENANLQQAKVSIASDTAGRIVKVAISDNQLVKQGDVLFAIDPEPYRIALAQADAAVAVARVGIEQLRAAYSQATAQQKSDASEVAFAQSQYDRAADLAQKGINAKSSLDQAKNDLDKARQQLAVAEQGIISAKAALAGNPDIETDKHPTVMAALAARDKAAYDLAQTTVRAPADGVISQASSFKVGQYVGSGTPLFALVETGDTWIDANFKETQLTHMKPGQKAEIVVDTYPGRTFEATVKAIGAGTGAEFSLLPAQNATGNWVKVTQRIPVRLELTDPDAKMALRTGMSAAVTVDTGVARGWPSIFGHATAGETAQ from the coding sequence ATGAATGCCGTAGCGAAGATAGACGAGAACGAGAGCACTCCCAAGGTGGAGATGGAAGCGCCGGCCAAGCCGGCCGCCACGCCCGTCGCGGCGGCCCCGGTGGTGCCGGAGCCGGCCCCGGCGCCAAAGAAGAAGCGCGGCATCGGCCGCTCGCTCTTGATGTTTGCCTTGCCGGCGGCGCTGGCCATCGGCGGCGGCTATGTCTGGGTCACCGGCGGTCGCTACCAGGAGACGGAGAACGCCAACCTGCAGCAGGCCAAGGTGTCGATCGCCTCGGATACGGCTGGCCGCATCGTTAAGGTCGCCATATCCGACAACCAGCTGGTCAAGCAGGGCGATGTGCTGTTTGCCATCGACCCCGAGCCCTACCGCATCGCATTGGCCCAGGCCGACGCGGCGGTCGCGGTCGCCCGCGTCGGTATCGAGCAGTTGCGCGCGGCCTACAGCCAGGCGACGGCGCAGCAAAAGTCGGATGCCAGCGAGGTCGCCTTCGCCCAGTCGCAATACGACCGCGCCGCAGACCTTGCCCAGAAGGGCATCAATGCCAAGTCGTCGCTCGACCAGGCCAAGAACGATCTCGACAAGGCCAGGCAGCAGCTGGCGGTTGCCGAGCAGGGCATCATCAGCGCCAAGGCGGCGCTTGCCGGCAATCCCGACATCGAGACGGACAAGCACCCGACCGTGATGGCGGCGCTCGCCGCGCGCGACAAGGCTGCCTACGACCTGGCGCAAACCACGGTCAGGGCGCCCGCCGATGGCGTCATCAGCCAGGCCTCCTCGTTCAAGGTCGGCCAGTATGTCGGTTCCGGCACGCCGTTGTTTGCGCTGGTCGAGACCGGCGACACCTGGATCGACGCCAATTTCAAGGAAACGCAGCTGACCCACATGAAGCCCGGCCAGAAGGCCGAGATCGTGGTCGACACCTATCCCGGCCGCACCTTCGAGGCGACGGTCAAGGCGATCGGCGCCGGCACCGGGGCAGAGTTTTCGCTGCTTCCGGCGCAGAACGCCACCGGCAACTGGGTCAAGGTCACGCAGCGCATTCCGGTGCGCCTGGAGCTGACGGATCCCGACGCCAAGATGGCGCTGCGCACCGGCATGAGCGCCGCCGTCACCGTCGACACCGGCGTGGCGCGTGGCTGGCCATCGATCTTCGGTCACGCCACGGCCGGCGAGACCGCGCAGTAG
- a CDS encoding MarR family winged helix-turn-helix transcriptional regulator — protein MVSDGLDRLGFLIHDVQRLMRKRFETRASGLGLSSAQWRLMVRVAKEAGITQARLAELLEIEPISVSRLVDRMEEGGWIERRADAADRRVRMIFPTAKASAAYAEVKSLAGEVYEESLVGVSPEDRRVLIRALDAMAQNLGDGDSPSDEKVKNTEGAAA, from the coding sequence ATGGTTTCAGATGGCTTGGACAGATTGGGATTTTTGATCCACGACGTGCAGCGCTTGATGCGCAAGCGTTTCGAAACGCGCGCCAGCGGCCTTGGCCTGTCCTCGGCGCAATGGCGGCTGATGGTGCGCGTCGCCAAGGAAGCGGGCATCACGCAGGCGCGGCTCGCCGAACTGCTCGAGATCGAGCCGATCAGCGTTTCGCGCCTTGTCGACAGGATGGAGGAGGGCGGCTGGATCGAACGCCGCGCCGACGCCGCCGATCGCCGCGTGCGCATGATTTTCCCGACCGCCAAGGCGAGTGCCGCTTATGCGGAGGTCAAGAGCCTGGCTGGCGAAGTCTATGAAGAATCGCTCGTCGGCGTTTCGCCGGAGGATCGTCGCGTCCTGATCAGGGCGCTCGACGCAATGGCACAGAATCTCGGCGACGGCGATTCGCCGTCCGACGAAAAGGTCAAGAATACAGAAGGCGCAGCAGCATGA
- a CDS encoding FecCD family ABC transporter permease, which translates to MHLALTHKSGALSGHKAFTLAMAAGAVAMAALVLLSIAYGSTLIPMRDVIAALGHAIGLEEHSVSGPIGTIVVDLRLPRTILAICVGGGLGIVGALLQTVTRNDLADPFLFGLSSGAAAGAVSVITVFGDSFGTWTLPVAAFTGGILAACIVLLLVTRVRGQGPERLILAGLAVSFMFTALTNYLVFAGDQRAAHSVLFWTMGGLGPARWDNVWLAAVGAGTIAVYGLWNHRRLDAFLAGESAAESLGVPVARMRRATFLVAAFSTAILVSVAGVIGFVGLMIPHLSRPLAGPLHLRLIASCALFGAVLLLASDLLARTLLPPQELPIGIITSSLGAFFVVTMVVRNRV; encoded by the coding sequence ATGCATCTTGCGCTTACGCATAAATCCGGCGCGCTTTCGGGGCACAAGGCATTCACGCTGGCCATGGCGGCGGGCGCGGTGGCGATGGCGGCCCTGGTGCTGCTGTCGATCGCCTATGGGTCGACGCTGATACCGATGAGGGATGTCATTGCCGCACTTGGCCATGCCATCGGGCTGGAGGAACATTCGGTATCGGGCCCGATCGGCACGATCGTCGTCGATCTCAGGTTGCCGCGTACGATCCTGGCGATCTGTGTCGGCGGGGGCCTGGGCATCGTCGGTGCGCTTTTGCAGACGGTGACTCGCAACGATCTAGCCGATCCTTTCCTGTTCGGCCTGTCGTCGGGAGCCGCGGCAGGCGCGGTTTCCGTCATCACCGTCTTTGGCGACAGTTTCGGCACCTGGACCTTGCCGGTCGCGGCTTTCACCGGCGGCATACTGGCGGCCTGCATCGTCCTGCTGCTGGTCACGCGGGTGCGGGGGCAAGGCCCGGAACGGCTGATCCTCGCCGGCCTTGCCGTCTCCTTCATGTTCACGGCATTGACCAACTATTTGGTCTTTGCCGGAGACCAGCGCGCGGCCCATTCGGTGCTGTTCTGGACGATGGGCGGGCTTGGGCCGGCGCGCTGGGACAATGTCTGGCTGGCTGCGGTGGGCGCCGGCACGATTGCGGTTTACGGGCTCTGGAACCATCGCCGGTTGGACGCTTTCCTGGCCGGTGAAAGTGCCGCCGAGAGCCTTGGCGTGCCGGTGGCGCGGATGCGCCGGGCGACATTTCTCGTCGCCGCCTTCTCGACGGCAATCCTGGTCTCCGTCGCCGGCGTCATCGGCTTTGTCGGGTTGATGATCCCGCATCTGTCGCGCCCGCTGGCCGGTCCCTTGCATCTGCGCCTGATCGCGAGCTGCGCGCTATTCGGGGCGGTGCTCTTGCTGGCAAGCGATCTCCTGGCCCGGACATTGCTGCCGCCGCAGGAACTGCCCATCGGCATCATCACCAGCTCGCTTGGCGCCTTCTTCGTCGTCACCATGGTCGTCCGGAACCGCGTGTGA
- a CDS encoding ABC transporter substrate-binding protein, which produces MKRLAMSLFFSLLASTAFAFPVTVDSCGKPLTFDAPPKRAVIQDLNMAEMAFALKLQPSIVGLTGITGWYKVGPEFKAEQGSIPELAPKYPTLENLVAAEPDFFFAGWYYGMKPGGEVTPDTLAPHGIKTLVLTESCVHLDKSRSAASMDLLYGDVEKLGKIFGKEADAEKLVSGWKAQLADITAKVGSAKGTRVFLYDSGEDKPFTAGKFAIPSAMITAAGGDNIMADMDTSWGNTDWETVASRNPQFLILLDYQDGGGYRKLLDFLKVHPAMKETDAVKNERFVALRYAELTPGPANIEAIGKIARAMHPEAF; this is translated from the coding sequence GTGAAACGTCTTGCTATGTCGCTCTTCTTCTCGCTGCTGGCCTCGACGGCCTTCGCCTTTCCCGTCACGGTCGACAGCTGCGGCAAGCCGCTGACCTTCGACGCGCCGCCCAAGCGCGCCGTCATCCAGGATCTCAACATGGCCGAGATGGCCTTCGCGCTGAAGCTGCAGCCGTCGATCGTCGGGCTGACCGGCATCACCGGATGGTACAAGGTCGGTCCCGAATTCAAGGCCGAGCAGGGCTCCATCCCGGAACTGGCGCCAAAATACCCGACGCTCGAAAACCTGGTCGCCGCCGAGCCCGATTTCTTTTTTGCCGGCTGGTACTACGGCATGAAGCCGGGTGGCGAGGTGACGCCCGACACGCTGGCTCCGCACGGCATCAAGACGCTTGTGCTGACCGAAAGCTGCGTCCATCTCGACAAGAGCAGGTCCGCCGCCTCGATGGACCTGCTCTATGGCGACGTCGAAAAGCTGGGCAAGATCTTCGGCAAGGAAGCCGACGCGGAAAAGCTCGTCTCCGGCTGGAAGGCACAACTAGCCGATATCACCGCGAAAGTCGGCAGCGCCAAGGGAACGCGGGTGTTCCTCTACGATTCCGGCGAGGACAAGCCGTTCACCGCCGGGAAATTCGCCATCCCCAGCGCCATGATCACGGCGGCCGGCGGCGACAACATCATGGCCGACATGGACACCAGCTGGGGCAACACGGACTGGGAAACGGTGGCGTCGCGCAACCCGCAATTCCTCATCCTGCTCGACTACCAGGATGGCGGCGGCTACAGGAAGCTGCTCGATTTCCTTAAAGTCCACCCGGCGATGAAGGAGACCGACGCGGTCAAGAACGAGCGCTTCGTGGCGCTGCGCTATGCCGAACTGACGCCCGGACCGGCAAACATCGAGGCGATCGGCAAGATCGCCAGGGCGATGCATCCGGAAGCATTCTGA
- a CDS encoding ABC transporter ATP-binding protein: protein MTPLLEARDLGATANGRDLVLSVSLSVASGDRLAIIGPNGAGKTTLLRMLSGMLRPSSGEVKLGGRRLDRISAAERALHIAVVGQTDQPDPRLAVIDYVELGRVPHAGLRRRSEERDIVVDALRRTGLLPLLGRTIGSLSGGERQRSQLARAIAQQPKVLFLDEPTNHLDPRARGELLELVAGFGMTVIAVLHDLALVAPFATRVAVMNEARLHALAAPREALTQQLIREIFGVDVFRLRHPTEDRELTVFDVPNRAAPSS, encoded by the coding sequence ATGACGCCGCTTCTCGAAGCGCGCGATCTGGGCGCGACGGCGAACGGCCGGGACCTGGTCCTGTCGGTCAGCCTGTCGGTGGCATCGGGCGATCGGCTCGCCATCATCGGCCCCAACGGCGCCGGCAAGACCACGCTGCTGCGCATGCTGTCGGGCATGCTCAGGCCCAGTTCCGGGGAGGTTAAGCTTGGCGGCCGGCGCCTGGACAGGATTTCGGCCGCCGAGCGCGCGCTGCACATCGCCGTCGTCGGCCAGACCGACCAGCCGGATCCGCGGCTCGCGGTAATCGACTATGTCGAGCTTGGCCGCGTCCCGCATGCCGGCTTGAGGCGCAGGAGCGAGGAACGCGACATCGTCGTTGACGCGCTGCGCCGGACCGGCCTGTTGCCGCTGCTTGGCCGCACCATCGGCTCGCTGTCGGGCGGCGAGCGCCAACGCTCTCAGCTTGCCCGCGCCATCGCCCAGCAACCGAAGGTCTTGTTCCTCGACGAGCCGACCAACCATCTCGATCCACGCGCCCGTGGCGAACTGCTCGAACTCGTGGCCGGCTTCGGCATGACGGTGATCGCGGTGCTGCACGATCTGGCGTTGGTGGCGCCCTTCGCCACCAGGGTCGCGGTGATGAACGAAGCCCGGCTGCATGCGCTGGCGGCACCGCGTGAAGCACTGACCCAGCAGCTGATCCGCGAGATCTTCGGCGTCGACGTGTTTCGCCTGCGCCATCCGACCGAAGACCGCGAACTGACGGTGTTCGACGTTCCGAACCGCGCCGCGCCGTCTTCCTGA
- a CDS encoding DUF1636 family protein: MDVGLVGRLANILPSPIEKDGKLDGAIDPIHLIHRIIVCTLCRGVPSGIRSGESLYILRSRLSAPAVAQGFTVEGVECMAGCARPLTVAFQAPGKAAYLFGSIDAQADAGDLARFASLYASLADGWCNSGQRPPRLAGKTVARIPGTPAEGNR; this comes from the coding sequence GTGGACGTCGGTCTTGTCGGCCGGCTCGCCAACATCCTTCCGTCGCCTATCGAGAAAGACGGAAAGTTGGACGGCGCCATCGATCCCATTCATCTCATTCACCGCATCATCGTGTGCACGCTTTGCCGCGGCGTCCCGAGTGGGATCAGGTCGGGCGAAAGCCTGTACATCCTGCGCTCCCGGCTCTCGGCCCCTGCGGTGGCGCAAGGCTTCACGGTCGAGGGCGTCGAGTGCATGGCGGGCTGCGCGCGGCCGCTGACGGTGGCCTTCCAGGCGCCGGGCAAGGCCGCCTATCTGTTCGGGTCGATCGATGCGCAAGCCGATGCCGGCGATCTCGCGCGGTTCGCCAGCCTCTATGCCTCGCTCGCCGACGGCTGGTGCAATTCCGGGCAACGTCCGCCGCGACTGGCCGGCAAGACCGTGGCCCGCATCCCGGGCACGCCTGCGGAGGGAAACCGATGA